The DNA segment attattatttataattattggcataatattgatttaaattattatcatattaaactaatattccaaaatattttaaaatttgaaaactatgtatacatttttttcaaagaaaattattttattattattattttttatccgtcattaattattattcttttattttttattttttatttttatttatttatttatgcagAGGGGTATTTACAGTATAAATTTCAGAACAATATACCATGCCATAAGTTTAGGATGAAAGAAAGTGTAATTATTGAATTACATTGgtataaatctttaaaaaattaaagcaaactTCATTTTAATAAAGGTAGAAATGATTGTTTTTGCAGAGAcaaggatgatgatgatgattcttGTCACTATTCAcagtatatttataaatatgttatatgaGGTGATATCAATATCTTACATGACTTTCAATCTAACTCATTGGTGTTAACCCATTACACTCTTTTGAGTTTTTATATTTCCCTTATTCAATGTCCAGTTGATTAATGCATGCTGAAATCATTCATGCAGTACAAAAATATGATGCATTCCACGTTCAATCAGATGAAATAGTGCAGTGTGAAATAAATTAGCAGAAGTGTAATGCAGTGTGCTACAGACTGAGTATTGACAAAAACTGCTGTAACACCCTGATGCAGTttagaaagaagatgaaatgaAGATAGAAGGACAAGGTGGCACAGAAACTGTTGTAACACCCTCAAGCATCTGTGTGACCTTTTTCATGGAAGGTCTGAGTGAAGGATCCTCTTGAATGCACCAAATTGCAACCATGACATGCTTCTCCAGCCTCTTCATATCATTCTTTGCCTCCTCATCATTTTCCACCAATTTAGCTACATTCCCTTGGCTATAACATCTATAAGCCCAATCTATGAGTGCCTCTTCTTCACTTTCCAATGCAAAGGCAACACTAGACTTGCAACATATGATCTCTAACAGCACCACTCCAAAACTGTAAACATCTACTTTTGTTGTGATTGTAGCTTTCCTAAACCATTCTGGTGCAAAGTAACCAATTGTCCCTCTCAAACCAGTTCTAGCAGCTTTAGTTTGCTCAGCCAGCAACAACTTTGCCAAGCCAAAATCAGAAATCCTTGGAGTGAAAAACTCATCCAGGAGTATATTCTGAGGCTTTATGTCACAGTGAATTATCTGAGTGCTGCACTCTTCATGCAAATACGTGAGCCCCCTCGCAATCCCCAAAGCAATTTGCACTCTTTGGTTCCAATGAGGCCTTGAGATCCCAAAGAGAAAACCAGCCAATGAACCGTTGCTCATGTACTCATACACCAAAAGACGATGCTCCCCTTCATCACAATAACCAAACAGACGAACCAAGTTTCTGTGGTGGGTTTGTCCAATCACACTCACTTCTGTTTTGAACTCTTTCTCACCTTCCTGCACAACCTTGTCTAGCCTCTTCACAGCAACATACCTGCTTGCGTTTGATCTCAACACCCCTTTATAAACTTTTCCAAAAGCACCTCCACCCAACATTTGTTTGAACCCTGTGGTTGCTTCTTCAAGCTCCTTGTAGGTAAAGTGACTAACTGTACCAACTGACACGTTCTGACTGCTCAAAAGCCTCTTGtggtagaaaatgaaaaaagcaGCAAACAAAGCAACAAGTAGAAGGACATTGATGAACACTGAGCTTCCAAGGAGTATTGATATGACAATCACAAGTGTAGTCTGTTCTTTTTCATCATTGTTTAAATCTGTTTTAGGGACCTTGACAAAAGCTATTCTAGTCACATTCGCGTGCTTCCTTCCATTGCTCATTGGATACTTCTTCTTCCAACAGCTTCCATCACCATATATGGCCACAGCACAAAAGCAATCTTCAAGGCATCTTTGTCTGCACAAATCCTTGTCCATTCCAGTTTCAAACTTATCATAATCTGAGAGAGGCCAGTCCAAATTGGGATACTCGTTGAAATCTACAAGATCCTTATTCTGCTCCCACCCGTCTCTGTTGCAACTGGGCAGTGGAAAATCTGGTCTACAACCTATGAGATTGTCATGTTCGAAAGGAGAATAATGCTCCGGGCACTCACAATTAGTCCTGTCACCGCTGCTAACACAGTAGCTGTTAAAACCACAGATAACATTCCCAGTTTGCTTCGTGAAGGAAAGGCAAATATCATCTGGATGCTTTTGCTCCACACTCCACCACGTTGAACTGCAACTATTAGCCACAGCTTTGTTCTCATCTGTATTTGAAACACAGATACAATCAAATAAACGCAGCATCATAATTCAAATTAAGAACATATTTCTGGAACATTAAGACTGACATGTTTCTATATCTTTTATCTAAACGTAGTTCTATTGGATTCTCTTAACTATTTTTAAGAGTTTTGGATCCTTCACCTATGCATATATCAGTAACGTATAGAATAATATAGGTATCATCAGATACAGATACATATCAAACACATATACATGAAACAAATGGAAATGTGGATTTTTCATAGGTACACACCTTTTGGGTGCCGATATAGTCTGAAAACCCCATCAGGGTCAATTCTAGCCATGTAAAAGAACTCATCAGATCCACCATTTGTGATATCTCTGATCACTGTGCCCGTGCCATTTTTTATGTACATGTGTCCGGACTCATCAAAGAAAAGCTGTGAATCAGTTCCGACAGTTCCAGTGGCCCAGTAAGCGTCGTGTGTTGGAGACTGAGAGCTTTCAGAATCATCGTTGCTTGATTTTGGAGAATGGTAAAGAACCAAATTGCTATCACCCTGCCAACTGAGTTCAAAATTCCCATCATCAAAACTCGTATCAGATTGGCGTGCTCTGAAGCTTCTAGGCCTAGACCAGGCAAAATAGTATCTGTGGGCTCCTCAAAGCTCTCCCAAACCTTCTTCCCATCCTCATCCACAAGCTCAAAACTTCCATTGTCTAGCACAAAAGCACATGATACTAAAGAATCAGTATTGTTTTCTGGACCAGGCAAAATAGTATCTGTGGGCTCCTCAAAGCTCTCCCAAACCTTCTTCCCATCCTCATCCACAAGCTCAAAACTTCCATTGTCTAGCACAAAAGCACATGATACTAAAGAATCAGTATTGTTTTCTGGACGTTGCCACAACATGTCATGACCCTTTGGATCATACACGACAATTCCTTTGTTTGTGAGATTCACCGTTGATCCTAACGGAAAAAgatgagttttttctttttctggctTTGCATACCATACCATGGTTTTGTTGGGGTCTTTGGCAAACCAAACTGCAAGCACAGACATGAACTCCTTATTGTCGTATAGAACTGATTGGAAACCAAAGGCAAAGTGGCCAGAAGGTGAATTCCATGCCGTCGTTGAATCTTTGCTGTTTAAAGAGGAGGTTAAGTTCACACTAGAACCACCACACTTTGAAGAAGTAGCAGTGAACAAAGatgagagaaagaggagaacAATTAGCAGAACAACGTACGAATAAGGAAAAGTTAGAGAAGCCATCGTAAAGCTATCAACCAACCTATGAATTTTGATTCatcaaacaacatttttataGCATATGATATGTTGTCGTGG comes from the Vigna radiata var. radiata cultivar VC1973A chromosome 2, Vradiata_ver6, whole genome shotgun sequence genome and includes:
- the LOC106753716 gene encoding LOW QUALITY PROTEIN: G-type lectin S-receptor-like serine/threonine-protein kinase LECRK3 (The sequence of the model RefSeq protein was modified relative to this genomic sequence to represent the inferred CDS: deleted 2 bases in 1 codon) is translated as MASLTFPYSYVVLLIVLLFLSSLFTATSSKCGGSSVNLTSSLNSKDSTTAWNSPSGHFAFGFQSVLYDNKEFMSVLAVWFAKDPNKTMVWYAKPEKEKTHLFPLGSTVNLTNKGIVVYDPKGHDMLWQRPENNTDSLVSCAFVLDNGSFELVDEDGKKVWESFEEPTDTILPGPENNTDSLVSCAFVLDNGSFELVDEDGKKVWESFEEPTDTILPGLGRSFRARQSDTSFDDGNFELSWQGDSNLVLYHSPKSSNDDSESSQSPTHDAYWATGTVGTDSQLFFDESGHMYIKNGTGTVIRDITNGGSDEFFYMARIDPDGVFRLYRHPKDENKAVANSCSSTWWSVEQKHPDDICLSFTKQTGNVICGFNSYCVSSGDRTNCECPEHYSPFEHDNLIGCRPDFPLPSCNRDGWEQNKDLVDFNEYPNLDWPLSDYDKFETGMDKDLCRQRCLEDCFCAVAIYGDGSCWKKKYPMSNGRKHANVTRIAFVKVPKTDLNNDEKEQTTLVIVISILLGSSVFINVLLLVALFAAFFIFYHKRLLSSQNVSVGTVSHFTYKELEEATTGFKQMLGGGAFGKVYKGVLRSNASRYVAVKRLDKVVQEGEKEFKTEVSVIGQTHHRNLVRLFGYCDEGEHRLLVYEYMSNGSLAGFLFGISRPHWNQRVQIALGIARGLTYLHEECSTQIIHCDIKPQNILLDEFFTPRISDFGLAKLLLAEQTKAARTGLRGTIGYFAPEWFRKATITTKVDVYSFGVVLLEIICCKSSVAFALESEEEALIDWAYRCYSQGNVAKLVENDEEAKNDMKRLEKHVMVAIWCIQEDPSLRPSMKKVTQMLEGVTTVSVPPCPSIFISSSF